The nucleotide sequence TCACCCGACTCGCTTTCGGattttgttatccaaactcaagttggtatccttagctcccacttgagtttgaggggggatgttagagaatcattagaatcaatttagatcaattagcatcgtctatatttatatagcatatatgtacattaattataggattctatgtctttattactttgattcatttagcacctataaataccccttatATATTGTACCGGAAatacaactcaataatacacttttcacatcattctctcagtctcttgtttctatcaCCACCATTTTGGTATTTTCCATAGATGTAGTTTGCCAAGCACAAACTATCAGTATATTAAATTGGAATTATTTAAAAGATTGTATCAATACAATACAATGTTATCCAACCAAAAGAAAGTAGAGTAAACAATATAACTACTTTTCTAGATTCTCacattaaatatttaaaagagTAACTAAAATAAAGTTTATTgtattcatattttaaaaaattaggaaTATCTATAATATTTGCATCACTTGAAATAATtactattaaataataaaataagttttAGATATTACTAATAATATGATGACATAACATAAGAGTAATGCTACTGATAGTTGTGAATAGACTTTAGAGAAGGAGTTAAATTTAGaattgtttttatatttttaaacttGAGTATTCTGATAATATGTTTCTGCTGTGTTTGTAATATGAATTATACaagaaataatttatttttatctcataACGAGTGAATAAAAAATAgagcagaaaaaaataaaaaacacagtCATATATTTTGATTTAACTATTTTGTGCAATGTGGTTTATATTCAGTTTCCATCACAATTATAATAGACTTTCAACTATAATCAAACTGATTACATGCACTAATATCAATGAATTACAATTTAATTCATTTAGCATCAAACAATAAGCTTTAAATCCAAACCTAGTAACCATCAAGTGCTATCTCCAATTTGGTAAAGAGAAACTAACAGGTTCAACAACTACCAATATTCCAATTTGGCAAAGGGAACCCAATAGGTTTAACAACCACCGAGTGCTATTTCAACTTGGCAAGGGGAACAAATTCTCTAGTTCAATAAAACCAAATACACAGAAAATCAATTTGGCTTTTTCAATCTATCTCTTTTATCTTTTTTCACTtatgacttttttatttttcatctcaCTATAGATTTGATTTTTTTCCATTTATAGAAAGATAGACATCAGAAAAACTAtaacaataaaatcttaaatgaaattcaaagatgaagaaaaataattttgtagCATATGTATGAAATAATGCTCTGAATTTTCGTTCTATCATCCTTACTTCAATTTTTGGGTATTTACCCTATTATATGAGGGTAAAACTTCTAAAATTTGAGTTTCATCAAGATTCCAGGTATGAACAGTTGATCATCTTTTGAACTTGTTTTCTCCGAAATCAGAGTAGAAACGCAAAACAGGAAAGCTACTACAGCAGAGAGACATGGCTGATAGAGTTAGCTTAATTTCTGACCtagcttcttctctttcttccttttcttcaataattttttaaaatttaaaatttgctaTAAAAAAATAGAGTATTTACCAATTTTAGTCCTCAAAAAATTTTGCACCACACACTTTAGTCCCTATCAAAATTTAATTACTCGATTGGTTCCTAACAATTAATTtcgtcagtcacttaggtccttaGCTCCGTCAATTCTAACGGAACACAAAAtgatccctgacaactctaacaggggacaaaGTGATCCTTGATCCCTTTGTTCAAAAACGACCTTATTCTTCTCCAATTTtttcatcatatctcgcataactcTAACATTTATACTCTCCCTCTTCACATTCAcagtcttcttttccatcttttccttcctcctcttCAGCTCCAACATCAAGCCATGGTGTAATTGCCACACGTGTCgcacctacctcaacatgtcatggaGAACACGCTTCCTAAATCTCTATGATTGGTACACCCACCTCCTCCGCACTTCACCCACCAGAAGTATCCACTTCCACATCCTCGATAACAGTATCACCTCCAACCGACAACGTCCACTACATCCTCAAGATCAAGTTCCACAACTACCCCAATGGCACGCCTTTCTCCACTCTCCGACAAGCAATATAGATTAttggacattaggacatcatgagaagattGTCCTTTAACATtatatgcaaattctcatttgaaatgGACCCCGAATGTTTCATTCCTTCTTTCTCGGAGTCCAAGTTGGCAGACAGCTTCAACTTCGCATCCAAGCTATCAGTACAACGAACAATGTCGACGTTGCTGCTCATATGAAAACTGAAGCGATTACTGAACATTGATTCGGAGAAGAATCTGAAGGAAGCAATCAGAGTGGTGGACAATGTGGCATGGAGATGATAGGACAGAGGATGAGGGAGATGGCGACGACGACGACTGGTCTTAACAAATCAGATTTGCTGTCTAGATTCATGGGATCCATCGAAGACGACAAGTACTTGAAAGATATAGTTATTAGTTtcctgagtatgaattggttgagaacaagttgaggattttttttttcttatgaatATTGAAGTTGTAGAGTGTGCATTGTGTAGCTTGAAGTTACATTGTTAGACTGTTTAGAGTTATGCGATATATGATGGAAATTGAGAGAGAACAGTGTCGTTTCTGAACAGAGGAAGTTAAGGACTATTTTGCTTCCTGTTAGAATTGTCAGAGACTATATATTTTGTCTTCTGTTAGATTTGATAAAACAAAAAACCTAAGTGACTTACAAAATTAATTGTTAATAAGCaatcgaataattaattttagttaagattaaaatatctaatttaaaattttttaaagactaAAATAGATAAATACTTAAAAAATTAAGTTAGCGAAAATTTAGCACCAACTCACATAGACACTAGTATAGATTTCACGAAATATTTTATTTGTAGTTAAAATTTGTGGGATGCATTGACGACCATGCTAACGTGGGGACTACTGATGGTTATTTATAAAGCACAGTTTATTTGGAAAATTAAATGAAGGAAAATAAAGGTAAATATATTATTTGTACATGATATATATTGAATTTATTGatgatatattttattataatgttaataaaacataaacttcaagttattttatttaaattttatattttatttaataatattagATAAATGTAGATAGGCTCTAAACTGCATGCCACATCTACAGTAAAAAGTCGCTCATAtatggaaagaaaaataaatacaaatgTTGGAATGGATCGGAACAGCTTTTTATTTGGTGTTTGTTACAGTATGATAATAAATTTATATgtaccgatacgtttaaaatatagataaataataataagataTGTGGAATTTATTTTCTACGTCagtatttaatttttcttttttaaatatatagtatATTACCACCTTTACTAAAAcacccttttaattaaataaaaataaaaaaacatttatttatttaattttataaaaagacttaaacatctttcttttatttaattagacaaaaatattcttttaaattaatcaaattttaaaattcaattaatcttaattttatagattcaaataattgaaacaacaaaataaaaacatattaaaaaaacaaaatcaaaattattCTTCTTTTGtgttaaacatattaaaaaaataaaagactaaAATTGTTATTCATTTGTGTTCAAAAACCTTTCGGTTCCCGTCTTGAAGGTTTcagtcttcttcatcttcttctctcctcttcctatcctctctctctgtctctctctgctCCTCGATCTCTCTCATCTGTCTCTGCTTCGCACACAAGACGCCATCTGCGCTCTTTGTGAAAGGACCCTTTCCTTTCCCTCCGGTGACGATTCTGATGCTCCAGCTTCTTCCCTCTGCAAATTCTGCCACCCGCACCCTGCTTCTGCCTCCTCTGCCTCCAAAAGACTCTTCCGAATCCTagtatcttcttcttttttttttcctcttcaaAGTTCTGTTTTTTCTGTGACCCTTTGTGTTGTTTACACCAAATAGTATTGAATTTTGTTGTGGGGGTGCTTTGTTTTGCAGATGTCGGTTGCGACAGAAACAAAGGTATTCAGTGTCATATGCTTCGATAGAGTTGCCAGGGTTCTGTTCGGTTGTTCTGTAGATGACTTCTTTCACTTTGCAAAGCTCCACCCTTTTGTGGTAATCTTCTACCCCCTTCATTTGGAATTTGGATTATCCAAGCTCTCAATGATGTAGAGCGTGAACATAGAGTTTATACTGTGAAAGATTCCTTCTCCCTCCTCCCCCCCCCCTTTTGGGTCCTGCATTCAGCTTTGAACCTGGTTTGTATCTGCAGGTGTGACTGTAAATGAGATTCTGGAGGGAGAGATGTTCACTATGACTCTAACCAAGCTCCTCAATGGCAATACTAGACATCTAAAGCTTGCATCGGCTGTTCCTTTAACTTACTGCTTTCACCCCCTTTTTTACCATACCAATGTCTTCTACTGTTTATTATTTGGCCTGAGCTACCTAGCATATCTTAGTAAAACTATAAAATGTTCATGAACTAGAACATAATCTGTTACTTCTCATATGAGTGTAATATGATACTCATTGCATTTATTTTGAGAATATTCTTGGTCACTGAGATAGGATATAGCCACTACTAGTTTTTTTGTCCATGTTACTTGTAGTTTCAGGTTCATGTTGATATTGTCTATTTTCTCTTAtcatattttgtttttcatgatattAGTTCTCTGTTAATGTTTGATTCAAATAGAAATTGATTTTCTGCTGTTAGGAGTTCTTATTAGTTTTGCACTTCCTTCTTTAAGCATAAAGCTTCGGATTAAACTTTCAAGATAGAAATGAGTGAATTGATCAAATATTTACCTCTTCAGCCGCCTTCCTGTCATGCAGGGTATCACACTGATAATTACAGTTTTTCAGATTGTACGAATACCGAATCTCAAAGTTAAAAATTCGTTGTCAAATTCTTCATTATCTATGATATTATATTGTTGGCTGTTTTTTTGGGATACTACTGAACTATTAACATaccacttttcttcttttcctccttGTCTCTGTATCAGGTTGGAACTATTCTTCTCAGCTGCGCCTTCCTATACGACATCTTTGGGTGTTCGTTTCTAAACGGTGGTTCCATGAGAGCGTCATGATAGTGGTGAGTGTTCTAAAGAAATGCTTTCCCTTTCTTTACAAAGCTCGAGTTCACTCGCAAAAATTATTCTTATCTCTACTTTAAATTATTGTaacatattttattctatacaggTAGCTCGAGGTGATAAGAGTAGAGAAGATGGTATCCCAATGCTGCTAAAGATACCACGTTTGTTCGATCATTGGGGTGGTTACAACATCATTGGTTTTGGGGACATTATCTTACCAGGGCTTCTAGTAGCATTTTCACTAAGGTTTAATCAGAATTCATTGATAGATAACATAATATGCCCTATAAGTTAACAGATTGAGACTTCAGAGAATATTTAGTATCATATTTTACAGTTAATGGATGATTATTCTATTGATATCTTTACAGGTATGATTGGTTGGCAAAGAAGAGCCTTTGCGCTGGGTACTTCTTGTGGGCAATGACTGCCTATGGCTTAGGTATATGCTTGATCTAATGCTAGCTCATTGATAAGATCTTTCAACAGAGACAGTAACTTACCTCAAAAATCTTTGGACCTAGTTAAATCAGTGGTATTTGGATCGTTACATAGTAAGAAAAACTGTTTGAAGTTGAATATTATTTCTGTTGCAATGTATTAAGACACAATACAGTAATCACCACACAAAAATACTAGCATAATCACCACAACAGAGAAAACACGCATCTTTGAAAACATACTAGCATAATCACCACACAAAAATCTTTTACTCAAAATCAGCTAGGGAAAACATGGAAGAAAAATGGAGTGTTGAAAACATAGCCACTACTACTACTAAGGCTTAGCTCAAGTGGTGCTCAAGTCAaatggaaaagaaaaaggaagaaacatGAGGGTACAGTTCAATAATTCTGGTATTTTTTCCTCTAAAAGAAAAGCAAGTCACCTATAACATAAAGGTAATGTAAGAACACAAATGTACCTGTCAATTTTTTCCCTAATTGCAGGCTCAATCCCATCATCATCCAAATCTCCATCATCAAAGTCAATCTTAGGAGAAAAGGTGCCATCCTCTTCGTACAGTAAATTTGATGTCTCGCCAATTATATTTCCATCAGAACTTTGGTCACCGGTATCATGCCCATTTAACTCTTATTACAAGGAAAAAGGCAATAACCACTGAGAGCTTGGATAATCCAAATTCCAAATGAAGGGGGTAGAAGATTACCACAAAAAGGGTGGAGCTTTGCAAAGTGAAAGAAGTCATCTGCAGAACAACCGAACAGAACCTTGACAACTCTATTGAAGCATATGACACCGAATACCTTTGTTTCTGTCGCAACCAACATCTGCAAAACAAAGCACCCACACAACAAAATTCAATACTATTTGGTGTAAACAACACAAAGGGTCACAGAAAAAACAGAACTTTgaagagggaaaaaaaaagaagaagatactAGGATTCGGAAGAGTCTTTTGGAGGCAGAGGAGGCAGAAGCAGGGTGCGGGTGGCAGAATTTGCAGAGGGAAGAAGCTGGGGCATCAGAATCGTCACCGGAGGGAAAGGAAAGAGTTCTTTCACAAAGAGCGCAGATGGCGTCGCGTGCGACGCAGAGACAGATGAGAGAGATCGAGGagcagagagagacagagagagagagagaggataggaagaggagagaagaagatgaagaagactgAAACCTTCAAGGCGTGCGTGAACCAAAAGGTTTTTGAACCAGGTGAAGAATAATTTTGgtcttttgtttttttaatatgtttaacaTAGATGAagaataattttgattttttgtttttttaatatgtttttgttttgttgtttcaaATTATTTGAAtctataaaattagaattaattgaattttaaaatttgattaatttaaaaggatatttttgtctaatcaaataaaggaaggatgtttaagtctttttataaaattaaataaataaatattttttatttttatttaattaaaagggtgTTTTAGTAAAGGTGgtgatatattatatatttaaaaaaaattaaatgctgacgtgaaaaataaattccacatgtcttattgttatttgtctatattttaaatgtatcggtacgtatgaatttatcatcgtaccgtagcAAACACCTTTTCATTTTTATATCAACAATGCTAGGAAATTAAGAGGGTACCAGCAAAAAATCAACTAAATATCTCTAGGTAAATCTAAAACTTTTACGTGGATGGTGTTTATGTTAGGCATTAAGATATTTCTTCTACTAaatatcagaatgtttctttttcatactaaatagatgttcttttatatattttataaatttttttatatactaagaatcAAAATTGTTGAAAGTTCTATGATTCTCGCCCTTATTTCTCCCACGTATCATTCAGAATTTTAATTTAATGTGAGAaaaaattaatatcaaatattataaattaaaaataaataaaattaattaaatataattataaattaattaaattatttacttTTTGACTGATAACCTCTTGGTTCATATACTTCTCCTTTTTATATTACTTTATTTTGTAACATATGGGATATCACAACTAGATGTTGAAATGTTGAAATGAATCGATTCATATAGTAACTGATGAAGCAATCAAGCATAAAAGTCCATTGTAACACCTCATgtgatttatttaaattaattagagaTATTAATTAATTGGACTGATGTCGACAATTAGTAAAGTTATTGCCATATCGTTATATATATACACTTTACTCGTAAACAAATATTAGTAACGAATTTACAATTATTTCTCACTTTGCATTCCAATAGTAAGCAAGAAAGGGATAATATTAATGGAAGGTAGCTAGGTTAGAATTTGCATGCTTCTTAGATAATTTAGAGAAACTCTTGTTGAATAGATTAGAATTTTCATAGAACTTTCCACAAAAGCAGCAGTTAAGAGTGCTATAAAGAAACTTTTGGATATTTCGATCAAATGCATAATGGACTAAAACACAACTAGCATAATATAATGAATTTATACTAGTATTAAGATATCCTTTAAAATTTGTATAGAATTTTCGCTAAACCTTATATAACTTCTATGCAATCAATTCCTTTAGTAAAAATTTAATTTAGGgttaaatattttataacaaagttcGTCAATTTTTATAAGTTATAGGGTCAAAACATATTTAGATCATAAAGTGTACAAAGAACACTAATAAACATTTGGACAGTAGCATCGGTATTGAAcataattgaataattatatcTTATTAAAAGGGCTTGGGTCAATTTTACTTAAAGGGAATTGGTGTGTGATGAAGATATGATTAAAGTATTGATATGGGATGATGTGGCACTAATGCCGATTAATATATAAGTAGGTAGCAAGTGTGTGATAAAGAGATGATTAAAGTATAGATAATTTAACTTCTTATCCGTCCGTTTATAATAATATATGATTAAATAGAATATATTGACAAAAAACAAGGTGACATCTCTTCATCACTTCATATTTAAATTCTTATAATTAAATAGCTTGATCTAGtaatttatgtttctttgttttttgatttttattttttattggctTTCAAATTAGTTATGTTATTATTGGCACTCAACATAAAATTGCCAATAAAGTATTTTGCTGTCTTTGATTTTACTTACGGGAAGTGCTAGATAAACAACAACTATCTTAAACAACATAAATAATcactaatcaaataaaaatacactacattttaatttaatgttactaattaaatttaagattaatttactcttttaatcctattaattcatATTGttcacacattgttcaaaaatattgttggtatcacctatacttttcctttacttaaaaaatatatatatatctttttattttcagCTCTATGTTGCATATTTTGAATTACCACAATGCATTAACATCACCAAACATGTTTTAGCATCAAGTTTGaccaattattttaattttctcctTATAACACCATTTTGTATTATGCAGGCATTGCATTGGAAAATgtcaataattagttaattacgaGCTACATATATGATGCTTGATGTTCAAGGTTTAGTTAATTATTTGTTAGAACAAAAGCTTCTACCTCAATTCTATCCTTAACTATAGTGACTGGCATTCTGGCAAcactaaaatttaataatatatatatatatatatatatatgattgagTAGTGTTAGGAGGCCAGCAATTTTt is from Arachis ipaensis cultivar K30076 chromosome B01, Araip1.1, whole genome shotgun sequence and encodes:
- the LOC107610813 gene encoding signal peptide peptidase-like 5 isoform X3, translating into MSELIKYLPLQPPSCHAGYHTDNYSFSDCTNTESQSWNYSSQLRLPIRHLWVFVSKRWFHESVMIVVARGDKSREDGIPMLLKIPRLFDHWGGYNIIGFGDIILPGLLVAFSLRYDWLAKKSLCAGYFLWAMTAYGLGSIPSSSKSPSSKSILGEKEKGNNH
- the LOC107610813 gene encoding uncharacterized protein LOC107610813 isoform X2, translating into MSELIKYLPLQPPSCHAGYHTDNYSFSDCWNYSSQLRLPIRHLWVFVSKRWFHESVMIVVARGDKSREDGIPMLLKIPRLFDHWGGYNIIGFGDIILPGLLVAFSLRYDWLAKKSLCAGYFLWAMTAYGLGSIPSSSKSPSSKSILGEKVPSSSYSKFDVSPIIFPSELWSPVSCPFNSYYKEKGNNH
- the LOC107610813 gene encoding uncharacterized protein LOC107610813 isoform X1, coding for MSELIKYLPLQPPSCHAGYHTDNYSFSDCTNTESQSWNYSSQLRLPIRHLWVFVSKRWFHESVMIVVARGDKSREDGIPMLLKIPRLFDHWGGYNIIGFGDIILPGLLVAFSLRYDWLAKKSLCAGYFLWAMTAYGLGSIPSSSKSPSSKSILGEKVPSSSYSKFDVSPIIFPSELWSPVSCPFNSYYKEKGNNH
- the LOC107610813 gene encoding signal peptide peptidase-like 2 isoform X4 — its product is MIVVARGDKSREDGIPMLLKIPRLFDHWGGYNIIGFGDIILPGLLVAFSLRYDWLAKKSLCAGYFLWAMTAYGLGSIPSSSKSPSSKSILGEKVPSSSYSKFDVSPIIFPSELWSPVSCPFNSYYKEKGNNH